A DNA window from Luteolibacter luteus contains the following coding sequences:
- a CDS encoding Calx-beta domain-containing protein — protein sequence MPHPLLPTAFLALLLAPAQVVTAAAPSLPREALPSRPLPPEFTNQYSGLVTGDLCLIKATPVDPYQAATIAKCYRWNNNLQDWQQAPNHLPFAIWPLSCENGMLEFQVPVQGGMPTRTIVDAQSGAVLWSDLHALNFAVSGDFYVGFATGEIQVHPRLGDPFTIPVQASPYAHDSKINGSELAWVTHSNGQDTVIWRNLTTGQTGTWTYAGGFTKIAAVCNGKVLVYGNNAGPLLLLPGQAAGIPVTLPPAYTPGMNPLRGALDSNGGILTSSPEGAWIRGSFYGEGQGNSPIALHFNLMDSETVTCDRVATGAEIHGLDQSQLFVSTTWGGAPSVVDGATTASPVVKLGEGRGSEVSGLVEVPVRLDRPATEQVRVRVRTRSGGSAGSSDYFAKDEQVVINPGEVEAKFVITLQGDLVAERHETISVEAVEATGAIVVPSSSSYAVIEASGVTRSYVPEPPLFVSWPVMEPTDLIGGDGLRYRIVNSWAATPQLEVSEPATGAVLETILMTGLRPGTGSSRDPFLKATPEGVRYHFLEYYHQQAWDFSGIRSTPGVAIKVNPPAEGGLSGHLEFNLMEPSNAGVDLTWKWSVFNKPDGWPGSRLDPSFEPSGSITVPADGSMVAKSVWLRSYDITDRVMPLRLEISQGAQLIEIDAVNPTPGTFAPKAGSVLVGDPSVDSSLSAGALKIIGDKLYVGSPGEEDSEGRRRGCVEVFNAATGAHLQTIWPPATLTHNGFGNSIDGDGKDLFITALEYPNLPKTTPKILAKYRTIFVYSQATGQLRTTLRSTYAGFGDMIRFSDDYLAVCSRSSFDPTIKGSNVPGAVQLYRRSDYKQAGVLKMVGNNVGTSMEISGDTLYVGYPGMTHLYRYPGGRGKDLWEYVGGVYAFKMLPNLKKAQLLTSPTGLKPSGGFGLYMNLEPGGDLLVSEGDKTHRIDPSGQRPPIIESMPGDFFPLMGFSEADGVRMTSSPSLHDVATRSPLVELDTYSGGIVGAGAVFVDRIGTASGLARVPLQHCGNFDLWVRFGGAASTGVADPSSDGNGNGSPDIEDYIIAQVGALPTVEMAEDSFSYNHPRLKQVKLKASGELPPDATMLVEYRHGDQPWKLCAVKRGGGKLRTSEGKVEGADGWTPPLTPIFALDHLEFRTSFMHSQSTALAQDEFRVLMN from the coding sequence ATGCCCCATCCGCTCCTCCCGACCGCTTTTCTCGCGCTTCTGCTCGCTCCCGCCCAGGTCGTCACCGCCGCGGCCCCGTCGCTGCCACGGGAAGCGTTGCCCTCGCGCCCTCTCCCTCCGGAGTTCACCAATCAATACTCGGGCCTGGTTACGGGGGATCTCTGCCTGATCAAGGCCACGCCCGTGGATCCTTATCAGGCCGCGACCATCGCCAAGTGCTACCGCTGGAACAACAACCTGCAGGATTGGCAGCAAGCGCCGAATCATCTGCCTTTCGCCATCTGGCCGCTGAGCTGCGAGAACGGGATGTTGGAATTCCAAGTGCCCGTCCAAGGAGGGATGCCGACCCGGACGATCGTGGATGCGCAGAGCGGTGCCGTGCTGTGGTCGGATCTCCATGCTTTGAACTTCGCGGTCTCCGGGGACTTCTATGTGGGGTTCGCAACCGGCGAGATCCAGGTGCATCCCCGGCTCGGTGATCCCTTCACGATCCCTGTGCAGGCTTCGCCGTATGCCCACGACTCGAAGATCAACGGCAGCGAGCTTGCCTGGGTGACTCACTCGAATGGCCAGGACACGGTAATCTGGCGAAACCTTACTACCGGTCAAACCGGCACCTGGACCTATGCAGGGGGCTTCACGAAAATCGCCGCCGTCTGTAATGGAAAGGTACTGGTGTATGGAAACAATGCCGGACCCTTGCTGCTGCTTCCGGGGCAGGCAGCGGGAATCCCGGTGACATTGCCGCCCGCCTACACGCCGGGCATGAATCCCTTGCGGGGTGCCTTGGATTCGAACGGTGGCATCCTCACCTCCAGCCCGGAAGGCGCTTGGATCCGCGGTAGCTTCTATGGGGAAGGTCAGGGGAATTCTCCCATCGCCCTTCACTTCAATCTCATGGACTCCGAAACGGTGACCTGCGATCGCGTGGCTACCGGTGCGGAAATCCATGGTCTGGATCAGTCGCAGCTTTTCGTTTCAACGACATGGGGCGGAGCTCCAAGCGTGGTGGACGGTGCAACGACTGCCTCGCCCGTGGTGAAGCTCGGCGAGGGCAGGGGAAGCGAAGTCTCCGGCCTTGTCGAAGTGCCGGTACGGCTGGATCGCCCTGCAACGGAGCAGGTCCGCGTGCGCGTGCGGACCCGCAGCGGTGGCTCCGCGGGAAGCTCCGATTATTTCGCGAAAGATGAACAGGTCGTCATCAATCCGGGAGAGGTCGAGGCGAAGTTCGTGATCACCCTGCAGGGTGACTTGGTCGCAGAGCGGCATGAGACGATCTCCGTGGAAGCTGTCGAAGCTACGGGAGCCATCGTAGTTCCGAGTTCTTCCAGCTATGCCGTGATCGAGGCCAGCGGCGTGACCCGCAGCTATGTGCCGGAGCCACCCCTGTTCGTGAGCTGGCCGGTGATGGAGCCGACCGATCTGATCGGGGGGGACGGCTTGCGCTATCGCATCGTGAATTCCTGGGCTGCGACTCCTCAGCTGGAGGTCAGTGAACCGGCCACCGGCGCGGTTCTGGAAACGATCCTGATGACGGGCCTACGCCCCGGCACCGGCTCCAGCCGGGATCCTTTCCTGAAGGCGACTCCGGAAGGCGTCCGCTACCACTTCCTGGAATACTATCACCAGCAAGCATGGGATTTCAGCGGTATCCGCAGCACCCCGGGCGTGGCGATAAAGGTAAATCCTCCGGCGGAAGGCGGGCTTTCCGGGCACCTCGAATTCAATCTGATGGAGCCTTCGAACGCCGGGGTGGACCTCACCTGGAAGTGGTCGGTTTTCAATAAACCCGATGGCTGGCCTGGAAGTCGCCTCGATCCTTCCTTCGAGCCAAGCGGGTCGATCACGGTCCCCGCCGATGGCAGCATGGTTGCGAAGTCCGTTTGGCTCCGCAGCTATGACATCACCGACCGCGTCATGCCGCTCCGCTTGGAGATTTCACAGGGAGCCCAGCTGATCGAGATCGATGCCGTGAATCCCACGCCGGGAACTTTCGCTCCGAAGGCGGGCTCGGTCCTGGTCGGAGATCCCTCCGTGGACTCATCCCTGAGTGCCGGAGCATTGAAGATCATCGGGGACAAACTCTACGTGGGAAGCCCGGGTGAAGAGGACTCCGAAGGCCGCCGCCGCGGTTGTGTGGAGGTCTTCAACGCGGCCACGGGTGCTCACCTGCAAACCATCTGGCCGCCTGCCACCCTCACGCACAACGGCTTCGGAAATAGCATCGATGGCGACGGCAAGGATCTCTTCATCACCGCGTTGGAGTATCCCAATCTGCCGAAGACCACACCGAAGATCCTCGCGAAGTATCGCACCATCTTCGTCTACTCGCAGGCGACCGGCCAGCTCCGCACCACGCTGAGATCCACCTACGCGGGCTTCGGTGATATGATCCGTTTCTCCGACGACTACCTCGCGGTTTGCTCGCGCAGCAGCTTCGATCCCACGATCAAGGGCTCGAACGTTCCTGGCGCAGTGCAGCTCTACCGCCGCTCCGACTACAAGCAGGCGGGGGTGTTGAAGATGGTGGGGAACAACGTCGGCACCTCCATGGAGATCTCTGGAGACACGCTTTACGTCGGCTACCCCGGCATGACCCACCTCTATCGCTACCCCGGCGGCAGAGGAAAAGATCTCTGGGAATATGTGGGTGGGGTGTATGCCTTCAAGATGTTGCCCAACCTCAAGAAGGCGCAGCTTCTCACCAGCCCCACCGGTCTCAAGCCGAGCGGTGGCTTCGGCCTCTACATGAACCTGGAGCCGGGAGGAGACCTGCTGGTCTCCGAAGGCGACAAGACGCACCGCATCGATCCCAGCGGCCAGCGGCCTCCGATCATCGAGTCCATGCCAGGAGATTTCTTCCCGCTGATGGGTTTTTCCGAAGCCGATGGCGTGAGGATGACCTCCAGCCCCAGCCTGCATGATGTGGCGACCCGCTCGCCCTTGGTGGAGCTGGATACCTACTCGGGTGGCATCGTCGGTGCCGGCGCGGTCTTCGTCGACCGGATCGGCACCGCGTCCGGTCTGGCACGGGTGCCGCTGCAGCATTGCGGGAATTTTGATCTCTGGGTACGCTTTGGTGGTGCTGCTTCGACCGGTGTTGCGGATCCTTCCAGCGATGGTAACGGCAATGGCTCGCCGGACATCGAGGATTACATCATCGCCCAGGTCGGTGCCTTGCCGACGGTCGAGATGGCCGAGGATTCCTTCTCCTACAACCATCCGCGCTTGAAGCAGGTCAAGCTGAAGGCCAGCGGTGAACTGCCGCCGGATGCCACCATGCTGGTGGAATACCGCCACGGCGACCAGCCATGGAAGCTCTGTGCGGTGAAACGCGGCGGGGGCAAGCTGCGCACCTCCGAAGGAAAGGTGGAGGGAGCGGATGGCTGGACACCACCCCTGACACCGATCTTCGCCTTGGATCATCTCGAATTCCGCACCAGCTTCATGCATTCGCAATCCACGGCTCTCGCCCAGGATGAATTCCGCGTGCTGATGAATTGA
- a CDS encoding DoxX family protein: protein MNPRILYVVARILIASVFVGLGIERLLGAAGVLIDRGAATVPGILFASFELAAGLAIMFGFQVARISLLMAVFLAVDAFVAHPFWRYGGLEQHGQLLHFLKNVSAIGGLLLLSWIDATQARESRS, encoded by the coding sequence ATGAATCCGCGGATCCTCTATGTCGTCGCCCGAATTCTCATCGCCAGTGTGTTTGTCGGCCTCGGTATCGAACGCTTGTTGGGAGCTGCGGGAGTTCTGATCGACCGGGGGGCGGCGACGGTGCCAGGCATCCTCTTCGCCAGCTTCGAGCTGGCCGCCGGCCTTGCGATCATGTTCGGCTTTCAGGTAGCGCGGATTTCCTTGTTGATGGCGGTCTTCCTCGCGGTGGATGCCTTCGTGGCCCATCCCTTTTGGAGATACGGTGGCCTCGAACAGCACGGCCAGTTGCTGCATTTCCTGAAAAACGTCTCCGCGATCGGCGGGCTGCTGCTTCTCTCTTGGATTGATGCCACCCAGGCGAGAGAATCGCGCTCGTGA
- a CDS encoding low temperature requirement protein A → MAERDLLRTKKGHEADKVSFVELFFDLVFVFAVTQLSHALIGHFSPLGGLQTLMLLLAVWWVWIFTAWVTNWLDPEKLPVRIAILVMMVLGLVLSASLPGAFAERGLVFAAAHVSLQVGRSLFFLWAVKGHPTQVLNFQRILAWMSTAAVFWIIGGLAEPTARMGWWALALGIEYISPSMGFATPGLGRASAKEWDVSGHHLAERCGLFIIIALGESILVTGATFSGLAWSGPVIAAFAASVIGSITMWWLYFDTASDFGTKVISSAENPGHLARLAYTYLHLFLVAAIILTAVGDEFVLAHPTGHSSLQTAIAVLGSAALYLLGSLVFKRAISGKAPFSHLTAIAVLGLLVPAASHLEPWVLTSLSTLVLCGVAAWERFAHCLREE, encoded by the coding sequence ATGGCGGAACGCGACCTGCTGAGGACCAAGAAGGGACATGAGGCCGACAAGGTCTCCTTCGTCGAGCTTTTCTTCGATCTTGTCTTTGTCTTTGCGGTCACGCAGCTCTCCCACGCGCTCATCGGTCATTTCTCGCCACTGGGCGGACTACAGACCCTGATGCTGCTGCTGGCGGTCTGGTGGGTGTGGATCTTCACCGCATGGGTGACCAATTGGCTGGATCCCGAAAAGCTGCCCGTGCGGATCGCGATCCTGGTGATGATGGTGCTGGGACTGGTGCTCTCCGCATCTCTGCCGGGTGCCTTTGCCGAACGCGGGCTCGTTTTCGCCGCGGCCCATGTCTCTCTTCAGGTGGGCCGGAGCCTCTTCTTCCTCTGGGCGGTGAAGGGGCATCCAACGCAGGTCCTCAATTTCCAGCGGATCCTCGCTTGGATGAGCACGGCTGCGGTGTTCTGGATCATAGGTGGCCTGGCCGAGCCTACCGCGAGGATGGGCTGGTGGGCGTTGGCACTGGGCATCGAATACATTTCACCCTCGATGGGGTTTGCCACCCCCGGCCTGGGCAGGGCTTCCGCAAAGGAATGGGATGTCTCCGGACACCATCTGGCGGAACGCTGCGGACTTTTCATCATCATCGCCTTGGGCGAGTCGATCCTCGTGACCGGAGCGACTTTCAGCGGCTTGGCATGGAGCGGCCCGGTAATCGCCGCCTTCGCCGCATCGGTGATCGGCAGCATCACGATGTGGTGGCTCTACTTCGACACCGCGTCCGACTTCGGGACGAAGGTGATTTCTTCCGCGGAGAATCCCGGCCACCTGGCCCGGCTGGCCTACACCTACCTGCATCTCTTTCTGGTAGCCGCGATCATTCTCACCGCGGTGGGAGATGAGTTCGTACTGGCTCACCCCACGGGCCACTCCTCGCTGCAGACCGCCATCGCAGTGCTGGGGAGTGCCGCGCTGTATCTGTTAGGGAGCCTCGTCTTCAAGCGGGCGATCTCCGGAAAGGCACCGTTTTCCCACCTCACCGCCATCGCGGTCCTAGGGCTCCTGGTTCCGGCGGCATCGCATCTGGAGCCATGGGTCCTCACGAGTCTCTCCACGCTGGTTCTTTGCGGCGTCGCGGCATGGGAGAGATTCGCGCACTGCCTGCGCGAGGAGTAG
- a CDS encoding GNAT family N-acetyltransferase, producing the protein MPETSPYLVRKASDCDAARIAEIQVKTWQAAYRGLMPDAFLDGLDPLERALVWKRIVAGPDGVVFLAQKDAHVVGFCDVLPSRDTAAPPEIAEIAAIYVEPCAWGSGAGRSLISAAIDHARDHGFVMITLWVLATNERAKRFYAAAGFEPDGAEKTKERPGFTLHELRYRREV; encoded by the coding sequence ATGCCGGAGACCTCGCCATATCTGGTTCGAAAGGCGTCGGACTGCGATGCGGCTCGTATCGCTGAGATCCAGGTGAAGACCTGGCAGGCGGCCTACCGTGGCCTGATGCCGGATGCGTTTCTCGATGGTCTTGATCCCTTGGAGAGGGCCTTGGTGTGGAAGCGCATCGTGGCCGGTCCGGACGGGGTGGTCTTCCTTGCCCAGAAGGATGCCCACGTGGTCGGCTTTTGTGATGTCCTGCCTTCCAGGGATACTGCCGCGCCGCCGGAGATTGCGGAGATCGCGGCAATCTATGTCGAGCCCTGCGCATGGGGCAGTGGGGCGGGGAGGAGTCTGATCAGCGCTGCCATTGACCACGCGCGGGATCATGGATTCGTGATGATCACCTTGTGGGTGCTCGCCACGAATGAGCGGGCGAAGCGCTTCTATGCTGCCGCCGGCTTCGAGCCCGATGGAGCGGAGAAGACCAAGGAACGCCCCGGTTTCACGCTGCACGAGTTGCGGTATCGGCGCGAGGTCTGA
- a CDS encoding prolyl oligopeptidase family serine peptidase, with the protein MKALLFAISLGLAALSPLSNAAEAREWKTSDGGKTIVAEYVSSKDGKVTIRRKSDQKIFTIALDTLSAEDRDWVAKQAEGEAAQAAKADKDNPFSKLLTGEWLRTEGHGLSYRLYGARKLRGADEKGYPLVIYLHGRNGDVMTPDEPGDARSFSQEDNYRKRPCFIIAPQCTKEGSWDGENSAAVLEIIDDLVKNLAVDKKRIYLTGYSMGGYGTFHLLGEEPKLFAAGVPIAGGGDPNKAEIYKKVPIWVFHGAKDETVKPEQSQRMVEALKKEKSDVKYTEYEDGDHGIAGRVYADVKLHEWLFEQHR; encoded by the coding sequence ATGAAAGCCCTCCTGTTCGCGATTTCTTTAGGCCTTGCCGCCTTGTCACCGCTTTCGAATGCCGCCGAGGCGCGGGAGTGGAAGACCTCCGATGGCGGGAAGACGATCGTCGCGGAATACGTGAGCTCGAAGGACGGCAAGGTGACCATCCGCCGCAAGAGCGACCAGAAGATCTTCACCATCGCGCTGGATACGCTTTCGGCAGAGGATCGCGATTGGGTGGCGAAGCAAGCCGAAGGGGAGGCTGCGCAGGCGGCAAAGGCGGACAAGGACAATCCCTTTTCCAAGCTGCTCACCGGTGAGTGGCTGCGGACCGAGGGCCACGGGCTTTCCTATCGCCTCTATGGGGCGCGGAAGCTGCGTGGCGCGGATGAAAAAGGCTATCCGCTGGTGATTTATCTGCACGGCCGCAATGGTGATGTGATGACGCCCGATGAGCCGGGCGACGCCCGTTCATTTTCCCAAGAGGACAACTATCGGAAGCGGCCCTGTTTCATCATCGCGCCGCAGTGCACGAAGGAGGGGTCGTGGGATGGCGAGAACAGCGCCGCGGTACTGGAGATTATCGATGATCTCGTGAAGAACCTCGCGGTCGACAAGAAGCGGATCTACCTGACCGGATACTCGATGGGCGGCTATGGCACTTTCCATCTCCTCGGCGAGGAGCCCAAGCTTTTTGCCGCCGGGGTGCCGATCGCCGGGGGCGGGGACCCGAACAAGGCGGAGATCTATAAAAAGGTGCCGATCTGGGTCTTCCACGGAGCGAAGGATGAGACGGTGAAGCCAGAGCAAAGCCAGCGGATGGTGGAGGCGCTGAAGAAGGAGAAAAGTGACGTGAAATACACCGAATACGAGGACGGCGATCACGGCATCGCCGGCCGGGTCTATGCGGATGTCAAATTGCACGAGTGGCTTTTCGAGCAGCACCGCTGA
- a CDS encoding chloride channel protein, with amino-acid sequence MPSSPIAAGLPVNEGARTTAADWLRMRFSDGQRFLMLCLAAGAACGLAAVAFHLAIHGLFESLWHFARSMGTPGFCTVLLAAPALAGLLVGLAVRFVSSEASGSGIPETKAAYYNHGGKVSTRAGICRFVLGALYVGLGNSLGREGPTVHLSAAISSRIGRWAFRDPARVQAMLPVGVAAGIAAAFNAPLSALTFVFEELLDNFSMKALGGMVVAVVVAAAISRGILGEEPILPAKIFQDFKTAPWMLVALPLGLLAGSSGHLFASSVLKLRSWFALRPFGCSWINPAVGGLACGALALAAYFLTLQAGDPRSSVFSIGYDSLQAAFEFKLGAGVLVILLVFKFLAVVVAYSSGGSGGLFSPTLFLGGMLGGLIGLLLTSVVHPGNWLPLFPEDARVIGGCVLLGMGAFFAAVIRCPITSLLIIFEMTGNYSLILPLMAGNMLAWQIARKLQPVGIYDALLLQDGVNLRRLPAYRGSQDYSKLPVQAIMTYDVFPLFSSEPPVAALHRAVAAGCEYRAYPVLGMDGQLAGVVTRAELERHREAPDVAALIGGRELFTLPTDLSIRSAAQKMIEANLSHVPVVSTAQPGKLIGWLTMNDIMRQMSAMSG; translated from the coding sequence ATGCCATCTAGCCCCATTGCCGCAGGCCTTCCTGTCAACGAGGGAGCGCGGACCACCGCGGCCGATTGGCTGCGGATGCGCTTCAGTGATGGGCAGCGCTTCCTGATGCTGTGCCTCGCCGCGGGAGCCGCCTGTGGTCTGGCCGCGGTGGCATTTCATCTGGCGATCCACGGGCTTTTTGAATCGCTGTGGCACTTCGCCCGCAGCATGGGGACGCCAGGCTTTTGTACGGTGCTGCTCGCGGCTCCTGCTCTGGCCGGCTTGCTGGTGGGACTTGCCGTCCGCTTTGTATCTTCCGAAGCATCGGGCAGCGGGATCCCAGAGACCAAGGCCGCCTACTACAACCATGGTGGAAAGGTATCCACCCGGGCAGGCATTTGCCGCTTCGTGCTCGGGGCACTCTATGTGGGCTTAGGGAACAGCCTCGGGCGTGAAGGTCCGACGGTGCACCTGAGTGCCGCGATTTCCTCCCGCATCGGGCGATGGGCCTTCCGCGATCCTGCCCGGGTGCAGGCGATGCTGCCGGTGGGAGTGGCGGCAGGCATTGCCGCGGCCTTCAATGCACCGCTCTCCGCCTTGACCTTCGTGTTCGAGGAGCTGCTCGACAATTTCTCAATGAAGGCGTTAGGCGGGATGGTGGTGGCCGTAGTGGTCGCCGCCGCGATCTCGCGCGGGATTCTCGGCGAAGAGCCGATTCTGCCCGCGAAGATTTTTCAGGACTTCAAGACTGCACCTTGGATGCTGGTGGCTCTGCCGCTCGGGCTGCTCGCGGGATCATCAGGTCATCTCTTCGCGAGTAGCGTGCTCAAGTTGCGAAGCTGGTTCGCGCTGCGTCCTTTCGGATGTTCGTGGATCAATCCTGCCGTGGGCGGGCTTGCGTGCGGGGCGCTTGCGCTGGCTGCTTACTTCCTCACCTTGCAGGCCGGTGATCCGCGCAGCTCCGTTTTCAGCATCGGCTATGATAGCTTGCAGGCCGCCTTCGAGTTCAAACTGGGTGCGGGAGTCCTCGTCATCTTGCTAGTCTTCAAATTTCTCGCGGTAGTGGTTGCCTATTCGAGCGGTGGTTCGGGGGGGCTATTCTCGCCGACGCTCTTCCTCGGCGGCATGCTGGGAGGGCTGATCGGGTTGCTTCTGACCTCGGTGGTGCATCCGGGAAACTGGCTGCCACTTTTTCCGGAGGATGCCCGGGTCATCGGAGGCTGCGTGCTGCTCGGCATGGGGGCATTCTTCGCCGCCGTGATCCGCTGCCCGATCACCTCTTTGCTGATCATCTTCGAGATGACGGGGAATTACTCGCTGATCCTGCCGCTGATGGCGGGGAACATGCTTGCCTGGCAGATCGCGCGAAAGCTCCAGCCGGTGGGCATCTATGATGCCTTGCTCCTGCAGGATGGCGTGAACCTGCGGAGGCTGCCTGCTTATCGCGGCTCGCAGGACTACAGCAAGCTGCCGGTCCAAGCCATCATGACCTATGATGTCTTTCCGCTTTTTTCCAGCGAGCCCCCTGTAGCGGCACTCCACCGGGCGGTGGCGGCTGGCTGCGAATATCGGGCCTATCCGGTGTTGGGGATGGATGGACAGCTAGCCGGGGTGGTGACCCGGGCCGAACTGGAGCGGCATCGCGAAGCGCCGGATGTCGCCGCTCTGATCGGTGGTCGGGAGCTATTCACGCTGCCGACGGACCTGTCGATCCGTAGTGCCGCCCAGAAGATGATCGAGGCGAATCTCTCCCATGTGCCCGTGGTTTCCACCGCGCAGCCGGGGAAGCTGATCGGATGGCTCACGATGAATGACATCATGCGGCAGATGAGCGCGATGAGCGGATAG
- a CDS encoding amylo-alpha-1,6-glucosidase, whose amino-acid sequence MEASKTSKILFRPEEYRALSEEERRLLADGYLRAIEVVRKNVTPAGFSACSLADNTVYGTDANYRSVWARDGALTALWTIDLEDEDIRQAQIATFDTLLDNQGPNGQIPANVHIETGVPEYAGVGGIASIDSVMWVIVGIVHLCEAREDWSLAERHAGRLQKAMDWLAAHDSNNCGLLEIPEASDWADLFGFSYHVLYDEVLWYRSLDCYSRLLDRLGENEKAEGYRQQTLRVRKKFMATFWPSTHTEEGAMLHSFTDAQYSLGDARYLVAQVSPFSFSWRCDVCGNLLAFLTGLLDKERAMMAFRFLWGSGVNDPFPVKNLYPPVQAGDPEWRSYYAVNLLNLPNHYHNGGLWPFVGSMWVRFIHRLGLPDLAQRELVKLAKLCQQGMSFPWEFNEWHHGMTGRPMGKAYQAWSAAGFIRACHDLEAVPSEISHAI is encoded by the coding sequence ATGGAAGCGAGCAAGACATCGAAGATCCTGTTTCGTCCGGAGGAATACCGGGCCTTGAGCGAGGAGGAGCGCCGCTTGCTGGCCGATGGCTATCTCCGCGCGATCGAGGTCGTGCGGAAGAACGTGACGCCAGCCGGCTTCAGTGCGTGCTCGCTGGCGGACAACACCGTCTATGGGACCGATGCCAACTACCGCTCCGTCTGGGCGCGGGATGGAGCGTTGACCGCACTATGGACCATCGATCTTGAGGACGAGGACATCCGCCAGGCGCAGATTGCCACCTTTGATACCCTGCTGGACAACCAAGGGCCGAATGGCCAGATCCCCGCGAACGTCCACATCGAAACCGGCGTGCCGGAATACGCGGGCGTCGGCGGCATTGCGAGCATCGACAGCGTGATGTGGGTCATTGTGGGAATCGTCCACCTTTGTGAGGCTCGTGAAGACTGGAGCCTGGCGGAGCGCCACGCCGGACGCCTCCAAAAAGCGATGGACTGGCTGGCGGCGCACGACTCCAACAACTGCGGGCTATTGGAGATCCCCGAGGCCAGTGATTGGGCGGATCTCTTTGGCTTCAGCTACCACGTGCTCTATGACGAGGTGCTTTGGTACCGCAGCTTGGATTGCTATTCGAGGCTCCTCGACCGGCTCGGTGAAAACGAAAAGGCGGAGGGTTATCGCCAGCAGACACTGCGAGTCAGGAAGAAGTTCATGGCCACTTTCTGGCCCAGCACGCACACGGAAGAAGGAGCCATGCTGCACAGCTTTACCGATGCCCAATATTCGCTCGGCGATGCGCGTTACCTCGTGGCTCAGGTTTCCCCGTTCAGCTTTAGCTGGCGCTGCGATGTTTGTGGCAACTTGCTAGCCTTCCTCACGGGACTTCTCGACAAGGAGCGTGCGATGATGGCGTTCCGCTTCCTATGGGGATCCGGGGTCAACGATCCCTTTCCGGTGAAGAACCTCTATCCACCCGTGCAAGCCGGTGATCCCGAGTGGCGCTCTTACTATGCGGTGAACCTGCTGAACCTGCCGAATCACTATCACAATGGCGGCCTCTGGCCCTTCGTCGGATCGATGTGGGTGCGCTTCATCCATCGCCTTGGACTTCCGGATCTTGCCCAGCGTGAACTGGTGAAGCTGGCAAAGCTTTGCCAGCAAGGGATGTCTTTCCCTTGGGAATTCAATGAGTGGCACCATGGAATGACGGGACGCCCGATGGGGAAAGCCTACCAAGCTTGGAGCGCTGCCGGCTTTATCCGTGCCTGCCACGATCTGGAGGCGGTTCCTTCCGAAATTTCCCATGCCATCTAG